The Vibrio sp. SNU_ST1 genome has a segment encoding these proteins:
- a CDS encoding DUF3622 domain-containing protein, producing the protein MSKNKKFDIRLTEKRNGWCAEITRQVTSRSTTVSKRESGFETEALAQEWAEKELASFIANQAERNERKSEQRKERDELRHTKELKAEQAREARAKAREEEQEDAE; encoded by the coding sequence ATGTCTAAGAACAAAAAATTTGATATCCGCCTTACAGAAAAACGCAACGGTTGGTGTGCAGAGATTACTCGTCAAGTAACGTCTCGCAGCACAACAGTATCTAAGCGTGAGTCTGGTTTTGAAACTGAAGCTCTAGCACAAGAGTGGGCAGAGAAAGAGCTAGCATCTTTCATCGCAAACCAAGCTGAACGTAACGAGCGTAAATCAGAGCAGCGTAAAGAGCGTGACGAACTACGTCATACTAAAGAGCTTAAAGCTGAGCAAGCACGTGAAGCGCGCGCAAAAGCTCGTGAAGAAGAGCAAGAAGACGCTGAGTAA
- a CDS encoding NnrS family protein: MLNITDKSVEDAIPAYLRLGFRPFFFLGSLYAVIAIVAWVVMFQNGQPEVLKVPALWWHVHEMLFGFSMAIVVGFVLTAVQTWTGVNGTKHYRLAALVGLWLAPRILFWTPAPLWLISSVEALFLIFAAYEIGFRVVKSKGWKNLFFVPLFILAIVANYASYATIKGMPPFPSSAVWHAMLWWFTLLLSVMGGRVIPFFTARRFDFEKAQPLVWLEWLANLPLVGLFVLSFFPLTFAQVGNELMVFAGVTQLVRFVRWKPWTTLSEPLVWSLHAAYLCIPLSLLLRGLLDNPFASHNMLHLFAIGGLSGLILAMITRVTMGHTGRAIYKGPSMGLAFSAIFIAALVRSLGVTFFPAYLFEMVNISAGLWTLAFGLFIWKFGMMLLTPRVDGHPG, translated from the coding sequence TTGTTAAATATCACAGATAAAAGCGTAGAAGATGCGATCCCAGCTTATCTTCGTTTAGGTTTTCGACCTTTCTTCTTTCTAGGCAGCCTCTATGCCGTGATTGCTATCGTCGCTTGGGTTGTCATGTTCCAAAATGGACAGCCTGAAGTGTTAAAAGTGCCCGCGCTTTGGTGGCACGTACATGAAATGCTGTTTGGTTTTTCTATGGCGATTGTGGTTGGTTTTGTTTTAACCGCCGTGCAAACGTGGACGGGAGTCAACGGAACCAAACATTATCGATTAGCTGCGCTCGTTGGTTTGTGGCTAGCACCTCGCATTCTATTTTGGACACCGGCGCCATTGTGGTTAATCTCATCGGTTGAAGCGTTGTTCTTGATCTTTGCCGCTTACGAGATTGGTTTCCGTGTCGTGAAATCGAAAGGCTGGAAGAACCTGTTTTTTGTGCCGCTGTTTATATTGGCTATCGTCGCCAACTATGCTAGTTACGCGACCATTAAAGGCATGCCTCCATTCCCATCGTCTGCAGTATGGCACGCAATGTTATGGTGGTTTACCTTGCTATTATCCGTGATGGGGGGACGAGTTATCCCGTTCTTCACGGCCCGTCGTTTTGACTTTGAAAAAGCACAACCACTGGTTTGGTTGGAATGGCTAGCGAACCTGCCTCTGGTTGGATTGTTTGTACTGAGCTTTTTCCCGTTGACCTTTGCTCAAGTGGGCAACGAGTTGATGGTGTTTGCTGGTGTGACTCAGTTGGTTCGCTTTGTTCGTTGGAAGCCTTGGACAACGTTGTCTGAGCCTTTGGTATGGTCACTGCATGCGGCTTATTTGTGCATTCCTTTGAGCTTGTTGCTAAGAGGCTTGTTAGATAATCCATTTGCAAGCCATAACATGCTGCACCTGTTTGCGATTGGCGGTTTGAGTGGACTCATTCTTGCGATGATCACTCGTGTCACCATGGGACACACAGGCCGCGCTATCTATAAAGGGCCAAGCATGGGGTTGGCATTCTCGGCTATTTTTATCGCGGCACTTGTTCGTAGTTTAGGTGTGACCTTCTTCCCTGCGTATTTATTTGAGATGGTCAACATCAGCGCAGGTCTATGGACGTTAGCATTCGGACTGTTTATCTGGAAGTTCGGAATGATGCTGTTAACACCAAGAGTGGATGGTCATCCGGGGTAA
- a CDS encoding succinylglutamate desuccinylase/aspartoacylase family protein: MARLKPNQPFELLGYTVQPGQRMEIELQAAQLYTHSPLSIPIEIIHGRQAGPTLMVNAAIHGDELNGVEIARQLTNAIDPKKLKGTLIVAPIVNVFGFIHKSRYLPDRRDLNRCFPGSEKGSLTSRIAYTFFENVAKHCDYILDLHTGAIHRTNLPQIRANLSNPETLRIAKAFATPVIIDSPLRDGSLRSEAEKLGIPVLTYEGGEALRFDHLAIRAGYLGVHQVMKEIGMLRPNRKKLPEPVLSKSTSWIRAESDGILRNMVRLGEQVEAGQTLAYISSPLGHQEGQVLTTKGGIVIGQQTLPLVNEGDAVFHIAYFKQDDDEVGQSVESYIEEVAEDDWLTALNN; this comes from the coding sequence ATGGCAAGACTAAAACCTAATCAACCATTCGAATTACTTGGTTATACTGTTCAGCCAGGACAGCGAATGGAGATTGAACTGCAAGCGGCTCAGCTTTACACGCACTCTCCACTTTCGATCCCGATTGAAATTATTCACGGTCGCCAAGCAGGCCCAACACTGATGGTAAATGCGGCTATCCACGGCGATGAGCTAAACGGTGTTGAGATTGCAAGACAACTGACAAATGCGATTGATCCAAAGAAACTGAAAGGGACGTTAATTGTTGCGCCTATCGTTAACGTGTTTGGCTTTATCCATAAATCTCGTTACCTACCAGACCGTCGAGACCTGAACCGTTGCTTCCCTGGCAGTGAGAAAGGCTCGTTAACATCACGCATCGCTTACACCTTCTTCGAGAACGTAGCGAAGCACTGTGATTATATTCTGGATCTGCACACAGGAGCGATTCACCGTACCAATCTTCCACAGATTCGTGCAAACCTATCGAACCCAGAAACACTGCGCATTGCAAAGGCGTTCGCCACACCTGTGATCATTGACTCACCACTGCGTGACGGGTCACTTCGTAGCGAAGCGGAAAAATTGGGTATCCCTGTATTAACTTACGAAGGTGGTGAAGCGTTGCGTTTTGATCACCTAGCGATTCGTGCGGGTTACCTTGGCGTACATCAAGTGATGAAAGAAATCGGTATGCTGCGCCCTAACCGTAAGAAGTTACCAGAGCCAGTGTTGAGCAAATCCACCAGCTGGATTCGCGCTGAGTCAGACGGTATTTTGCGTAACATGGTGAGACTTGGCGAACAAGTTGAAGCAGGACAAACCCTAGCTTACATAAGCTCTCCGTTAGGTCACCAAGAAGGCCAAGTGCTCACAACCAAAGGCGGTATCGTGATTGGCCAACAAACTCTACCTTTGGTAAACGAAGGTGACGCAGTATTCCACATTGCTTACTTCAAACAAGATGACGATGAAGTGGGACAATCAGTTGAGAGCTATATTGAAGAAGTAGCGGAAGATGATTGGCTAACGGCGCTTAACAACTAA
- a CDS encoding DUF3332 domain-containing protein: MKKTISKIVALAVVSVALSGCVGSNAVTGYLMKFNIKAVDNRYARGGLNILLAPAYGLTVAADYLVFNSLEFWTGSNPLTGAPHIFDTKTDTYLDINHQLDKSLTEAPVGPITSADMIEKGQMQQIDENTIQMDITYQSGERATLIGVRDGEVVTYFIDGEVVAQTSIDELESYAASRA, translated from the coding sequence ATGAAAAAAACAATTTCAAAAATCGTAGCACTCGCGGTGGTATCTGTTGCTTTATCTGGCTGTGTTGGTAGTAACGCAGTAACCGGTTACCTAATGAAGTTCAACATCAAGGCCGTTGATAACCGTTACGCTCGTGGTGGTTTGAACATTCTACTTGCACCTGCATATGGTCTAACCGTTGCTGCGGATTACCTAGTATTCAACTCACTAGAGTTCTGGACTGGTAGCAACCCACTAACGGGTGCTCCGCACATCTTTGATACTAAGACTGATACTTACCTTGATATCAACCATCAGCTTGATAAGTCACTTACTGAAGCACCAGTGGGTCCTATTACGAGTGCTGATATGATTGAGAAAGGTCAAATGCAGCAGATCGACGAAAACACGATCCAAATGGACATCACTTACCAGTCTGGTGAGCGTGCGACATTGATTGGTGTTCGCGATGGTGAGGTGGTGACCTATTTCATTGATGGAGAAGTAGTAGCACAGACTTCAATTGATGAGCTAGAAAGCTACGCGGCTTCACGTGCTTAA
- a CDS encoding aminoacyl-histidine dipeptidase, with the protein MSEFHSEISKLSPAPIWQFFDKICSIPHPSKHEEELAQYIIAWATEQGLDVRRDPTGNVFIKKPATAGMENKKGVVLQAHIDMVPQKNEDTVHDFAKDPIQPYIDGEWVTAKGTTLGADNGMGMASCLAVLASNEIQHGPIEVLLTVDEEAGMTGAFGLEAGWLEGDILLNTDSEQEGEVYMGCAGGIDGAMTFEIARNAIPADFVTRKLTLKGLKGGHSGCDIHTGRANANKLLARFLAGHAKDLDLRLVEFKGGSLRNAIPREGFVTVAVPAENQEKLASLYNYYTELLSTELGKVEDSIVTFNEEASVEMGALASADQARFIAALNACPNGVIRMSDEIEGVVETSLNVGVITTEENSITVLCLIRSLIDSGRSQVESMLHSVAELAGANIAFSGAYPGWKPDADSEIMHIFRDMYEGIYGHKPNIMVIHAGLECGLFKEPYPNMDMVSFGPTIKFPHSPDEKVKIDTVELFWNQMVALLAAIPEKA; encoded by the coding sequence GTGTCTGAATTCCATTCTGAGATCAGTAAATTGTCCCCTGCCCCTATTTGGCAGTTTTTCGATAAAATTTGTTCAATCCCGCACCCTTCGAAACATGAAGAAGAGCTTGCTCAATACATTATTGCTTGGGCAACAGAGCAAGGCCTAGATGTACGTCGTGATCCAACGGGCAACGTATTCATCAAAAAGCCTGCAACGGCGGGTATGGAAAACAAAAAAGGTGTGGTGCTACAAGCTCACATCGATATGGTTCCACAAAAGAACGAAGACACAGTTCATGACTTCGCTAAAGACCCAATCCAACCATACATTGATGGTGAGTGGGTGACAGCCAAAGGTACAACACTTGGCGCTGATAACGGTATGGGCATGGCTTCTTGCCTAGCGGTTCTGGCTTCAAACGAAATCCAGCACGGCCCTATCGAAGTTCTACTAACCGTAGATGAAGAAGCAGGCATGACTGGTGCTTTCGGTCTTGAAGCCGGTTGGTTAGAAGGCGATATCCTTCTTAACACCGATTCTGAGCAAGAAGGCGAAGTGTACATGGGCTGTGCTGGAGGTATCGACGGCGCAATGACATTTGAAATTGCACGTAACGCGATTCCAGCTGACTTCGTAACACGTAAGCTAACGCTAAAAGGCCTAAAAGGCGGTCACTCTGGTTGTGACATCCACACAGGTCGTGCAAACGCAAACAAACTGCTTGCTCGCTTCCTTGCGGGTCACGCAAAAGATCTAGACCTTCGCCTCGTTGAATTCAAAGGTGGTAGCCTTCGTAACGCGATCCCTCGTGAAGGTTTCGTAACGGTTGCGGTTCCTGCTGAAAACCAAGAGAAACTAGCTTCGCTATACAACTACTACACAGAGCTGCTTTCAACAGAGCTAGGTAAAGTAGAAGACAGCATCGTGACTTTCAATGAAGAAGCTTCTGTAGAAATGGGCGCACTTGCGTCAGCAGACCAAGCTCGCTTTATCGCGGCACTTAACGCATGTCCAAACGGCGTGATTCGTATGAGTGACGAGATTGAAGGTGTTGTTGAAACGTCTCTAAACGTAGGTGTTATCACAACAGAAGAGAACTCAATCACAGTGCTTTGCCTGATCCGTTCTCTTATCGATTCAGGTCGTAGCCAAGTAGAAAGCATGCTTCACTCTGTTGCTGAACTAGCAGGCGCTAACATCGCGTTCTCTGGTGCTTACCCAGGTTGGAAGCCAGACGCTGATTCAGAGATCATGCACATCTTCCGCGACATGTACGAAGGTATCTACGGTCACAAGCCAAATATCATGGTTATCCACGCTGGTCTTGAGTGTGGTCTATTCAAAGAACCTTACCCGAACATGGATATGGTTTCTTTCGGCCCAACCATCAAGTTCCCTCACTCTCCTGATGAGAAAGTGAAGATCGATACCGTTGAGCTATTCTGGAATCAAATGGTTGCACTGCTTGCTGCAATCCCAGAAAAAGCATAA